aaaagtTCTATAGATCTTTGACTAATGCCCCTTTGCCTGATCAACTAACCCTGATTTAACATCTATTGatcaaaataggtaagtatgcaTTGTAAGTAGCATATAATGAAATGGAAAATATGTCACTTCAGATCCATTCGTGATGTCATGTCTCCAATAGAGGTTGAAATCGAAGGAATGAACCACTTGCAACAGATGAAGGCAGAAAATGATTTGTCTGATGCTTTGTTTGACATTATTCAACGCTTACAAAAGGGTGCAAAGCAAAATCAGTTCGTAAAATTATACTACAAACTTTAACGTTATTGGTAGAGTAGACTAGCTGAATGCCAACTTCGcgtaggttttaaaatcccatgggaactctttgattcttcaggataaaaagtagtctatcttACTCTAtaggtctttaactaggtacctacctatatccatGTAATTAATCACGATGATCTCTTGGCTGCTTGATGGCTCTTTAGCCAAAACGATTGGTTGTGTTGGGGTTTAAAGTTGATTTTCTCTTTTGTTTGGGGGAATACAAAAAAGTGAGCTTTTCATTCAAATTTCTAAAGCCAGtcatttattattgtaatatgtGTTTGTCGAACATGTGGTTTTTAGTTTGGACCTAGCAACGAATGAAAGTCTGCAATATCAGAAAATGTATCTCGATAAAATGGAAATCCGTTGCGAAAACCAGCTGTCCCACACAGTCACTCTATGCTTGAACGCCTTTTCATCGGCTTTCGATGAATGTAACCAGGCGATTCCGCCATATGCTACAATGATTTGCTGGCCTTTAATGTTGCCAAGGGTGTGCAATGTTAAACAATTGCTTGGACCTGGGATATGCAATAGTACAAAACAGGTAACTGTAGTACCTTTTCATGGGTTTCTCGCCGGTTTCTTAATAATACAAGTGTTAGAGTAGGTGACTACCATCGTACAAACTTGGAAAAACCGGTTCTCGGTCAGGTTTAAATGTGTAGAGAGTTTTCTAACCAAGATAATGTCGAACGGCGTACCTTCCTGTAAATATAACTAGGCTATGATATTGATAACTTTTTGgacgtacctagtacctagttaCGTTGACGTCGTAGTTTTTTATACCAAAATATGTTTTCTTAGCTAAACCCTGGTCTTGGAATATGTTACACGTATTTGAAGAAGGCGAAAAGAGAACTAACATCAAACCTGTCGGATATAAAGCTGCAACATAAAGTAAACTATGAACGAGAGCTTCGTTATGTCCAGGTAATTTAAATGctgaaataaaatagattttttgttcaaataaactttttacatgcgcttttgaatcgttaaaagAATCTAGGTATTTAGGAATTTAGGTAGatgccactggttcggaatgccgttcctactgaGGAGAGCCAGCAAAAAACtcagtggttgctcttttcaagtattcaatttacaataatattatgtcatattGTACAAGTAGGTAATTGCCATCTCGCGTTATTTATGATTATCTTAATTTTTCGGATGCTATCCCTACGACAAACAATTACATGACACTTAAACTTTAAGGACGCAAAGGAAACTGGTGACCGCGTTCTCCACGCGTTTCATGAAAAATTCGTAACCATGGAGTTAGCCATCACGACAGTCAATTTCTGTCTTGCCTTGTTATTCCTTCGTATCGCATACTCTGCGCAGAACTACCACGACATGTACCTGACGAGTATTGATTTCGACAACGTTTACATCACGGGATATTTTAAAAGGATCGATCAAAAGCGGAGGAGGAAAGATAAAGTCACGCTTTTGCCTTTAAAAAAGGTACCCTCATTTTCTATCATTGCCAGCGTAGTAGTaaagaagttaaaataactttgGCAGTTGGCAATTTGGAATTGATTCGGGAGTCAAACTGAAAATCAGAGGATTCTTTGTTTTTATTCAGTAGACAAATGGTTATAGACTAGTAAAACATTCCAATGCATCAGCCTGCATCTCGTCTGCTCTTCTTTTTTGTCCTCTGCTGGACAAAGCCTTTTGCCACCAAATATGGTCCTACCGCCTACGGCCTCATCCACTCTGTTCAGATCAACTTCTTGAGGTCTTCAGTCCAGGGGGCTACAGGCCGTCCTATATTGTGCTACCTATTCATTTGACACGACTAAAATGTTCGTTCTCTTTCTTACTGAAGTGGAAAGAGAAATACATTGCTTTGTAAACGTGCTATACTTGCTAAGAACAGGTAGATAGGCGGCCACTTACCATGATTCGATTTTAGATGGAAAGAAACAGATACATAGACGTACTCtctacttattacttactttcGGAACGCAGCAAACTATTGTGTCAGATCCTCAAAGTTATGCTGGAAGCGGTGACGGCAACGACTTTCGTGATGCTGGACAGATTGTTCTATGAGGCTTTGGATGTCGTAAGAAAGCACGCGATGGAGAGTCAACCGTCATCTGGTGTGCAAGACCTTGATATTAAGGTGTAGTGGTCAAATACTCATTTTTTTGTGAACTAGAGCTTTAAAATAATCCGTACCGTAACTCGAAATCTTCTGATGCTAAAACCTAAGGCAGAACACCTAGACAGATCAAACTTATTGGAAAATCTTATTATGTACATACGATGTGAAGGattatatttataagtattttaaatgaTGAGAAAGCTTGGGAATCAAACAGCTTTggtagttctaataagtttaagagATTTTGTTTAGTAGTGATAGTAAAAAAAGGATACCCGgatgagtttgttgtaggctctcAGACGGCAcgtttggaatcctcgtagctttagtttttgtaattaattatcatcgcTACATCATtatattacaaatgcaacaattgACAAACGAAAAGAGTACAATAGtatccaatttgaataaatgatttgaattttgagATGTAAGGACCGTTCAAGAGATGGGAGTCGCGCAAGGAAGGCACGTGGCCCCGGTACGTTAAAATATCTCTGAGCCttccaataggtacctattatactgTGCGAGCGGCCGCCTCGAAGGGATTTTTGatggataaactgactgacttacctacatattaatagACAGCTGAGTCTAGAAACAGATTTTACATGTAATTTTTCTTTATAACGTAAAGTCCTCTTAAGACGTCCTGTACAACCTTCCTCAGGATATCGGACAGATTAAGGTTACCTGCTAGATTTATCGCTTGTCTACAAACAGTATTTTTGATTCACCAGGTGGAAAGCAAAGGTCTATTATCCAGCATGGTACGTAGAGTGCTCGAAGAAATTAGTTCCaacaaacaatacaaaatgGTTTCCAATGAAATGTGTCTGCCAAGGCCTAGAGCGATGCCcagcttgttttattttaaaatttacggTGGATACATATGGATAC
Above is a window of Maniola hyperantus chromosome 20, iAphHyp1.2, whole genome shotgun sequence DNA encoding:
- the LOC117992012 gene encoding protein sneaky-like isoform X1; this translates as MYCGKAGRGVLKAVVLTYVVAGPITNMGLNAKEVVRVFACSTQLSYNLTKIKYARMYKPLNKALLSLRKEVDGIKDAMRSIRDVMSPIEVEIEGMNHLQQMKAENDLSDALFDIIQRLQKGAKQNHLDLATNESLQYQKMYLDKMEIRCENQLSHTVTLCLNAFSSAFDECNQAIPPYATMICWPLMLPRVCNVKQLLGPGICNSTKQLNPGLGICYTYLKKAKRELTSNLSDIKLQHKVNYERELRYVQDAKETGDRVLHAFHEKFVTMELAITTVNFCLALLFLRIAYSAQNYHDMYLTSIDFDNVYITGYFKRIDQKRRRKDKVTLLPLKKMERNRYIDVLSTYYLLSERSKLLCQILKVMLEAVTATTFVMLDRLFYEALDVVRKHAMESQPSSGVQDLDIKVESKGLLSSMVRRVLEEISSNKQYKMVSNEMCLPRPRAMPSLFYFKIYGGYIWILLLLCINPYTLRLRRLVCSYFYPVREKQRILHLYNDILKKRVKIDKTLRRKAVQSVRAHYLSGENLLSLRIRFPQMLGWLDALPLARMKCLICEETAPKDYDRGRRPYTIQGWHSCVKTRCPFVYCDECWHEVGSQCLACDPALAELSDIDSLSDDNPPRY
- the LOC117992012 gene encoding protein sneaky-like isoform X2, which produces MYCGKAGRGVLKAVVLTYVVAGPITNMGLNAKEVVRVFACSTQLSYNLTKIKYARMYKPLNKALLSLRKEVDGIKDAMRSIRDVMSPIEVEIEGMNHLQQMKAENDLSDALFDIIQRLQKGAKQNHLDLATNESLQYQKMYLDKMEIRCENQLSHTVTLCLNAFSSAFDECNQAIPPYATMICWPLMLPRVCNVKQLLGPGICNSTKQLNPGLGICYTYLKKAKRELTSNLSDIKLQHKVNYERELRYVQMERNRYIDVLSTYYLLSERSKLLCQILKVMLEAVTATTFVMLDRLFYEALDVVRKHAMESQPSSGVQDLDIKVESKGLLSSMVRRVLEEISSNKQYKMVSNEMCLPRPRAMPSLFYFKIYGGYIWILLLLCINPYTLRLRRLVCSYFYPVREKQRILHLYNDILKKRVKIDKTLRRKAVQSVRAHYLSGENLLSLRIRFPQMLGWLDALPLARMKCLICEETAPKDYDRGRRPYTIQGWHSCVKTRCPFVYCDECWHEVGSQCLACDPALAELSDIDSLSDDNPPRY